One Ictalurus punctatus breed USDA103 chromosome 10, Coco_2.0, whole genome shotgun sequence genomic region harbors:
- the ccl25b gene encoding C-C motif chemokine 25b: MKFHVICLLLLLACMYPSLAQGSYENCCLKYGIEPNIKVKYKAVSFRIQETDGGCNIPAVVFKFPKKTLCADPKKAWVQKLMKRLK; encoded by the exons ATGAAGTTTCATGTCATCTGTTTGCTCCTGCTTCTGGCATGCATGTACCCAAGTTTGGCACAAG GTTCTTATGAAAATTGTTGCCTAAAGTATGGTATAGAGCCTAACATAAAAGTCAAATACAAAGCTGTGAGCTTTAGGATTCAGGAGACTGATGGAGGATGCAACATCCCTGCTGTTGT ATTCAAATTTCCAAAGAAAACACTCTGTGCTGACCCCAAAAAAGCCTGGGTGCAAAAACTGATGAAAAGACTAAAGTGA